One region of Clavibacter michiganensis subsp. tessellarius genomic DNA includes:
- a CDS encoding very short patch repair endonuclease — protein sequence MRSNRRRDTAPELAVRRILHAEGMRYRIDSRVVRETRSRADIAFTRQRIAVFIDGCFWHSCPEHLHLPKANADYWIPKLTRNVERDAEVTAVLRGLGWTVLRFWEHEPAPEVADRIIAAVEKARSSTSTERDPHDAGRGSGSQ from the coding sequence ATGCGCTCGAACAGGCGTCGTGACACCGCTCCTGAGCTAGCCGTGCGGCGGATCCTGCACGCGGAGGGCATGAGGTACCGGATCGACTCTCGTGTGGTCCGCGAGACCCGCAGTCGAGCCGACATCGCATTCACCCGCCAGCGCATCGCCGTCTTCATCGACGGGTGCTTCTGGCACAGCTGCCCGGAGCACCTGCACCTCCCCAAGGCCAACGCCGACTACTGGATCCCGAAGCTCACGCGGAACGTCGAGCGGGATGCGGAGGTGACCGCCGTACTCCGAGGCTTGGGTTGGACCGTGCTGCGGTTCTGGGAGCACGAGCCGGCACCGGAGGTGGCGGACCGGATCATCGCTGCGGTCGAGAAGGCGCGATCGTCGACGTCGACGGAGAGGGATCCGCACGATGCCGGTCGTGGCAGCGGATCCCAGTAG